Proteins from a genomic interval of Paenibacillus sp. FSL H8-0048:
- a CDS encoding sensor histidine kinase: MKNNRKPSAFINDIPLKYKFLFIYLLCVLVPILSINALFYVQISRNVEARERNNLEISVDRVAYDLMQIVNECVAISNTVAADRPFMEMMDYAYPDNEAYYDAYNDSLKDKLRQYSTLHSYISWMGIYTSNPTIQNGNSYFILSDADKRSEWYRKISSSTDKVLLTSYQGTNPLNPPQQEVLVSLIRKLDNFTGQPYTKYLRIDLRLNNVQDLFQKERDYLDFKLLDEKKRVVLDSNRSFSSLDGSALLNVDTSLDQVPKQIVRALSSAAYTKGWRLVGTPEGRKINHEMDNALRNSLILLLLTIILPTLLMIVIIRSYNLRVRLLYKHMKQVKYEQFESIDMYEGKDEIGGLIRSFNLMTDKIRNLINDVYKLEIQKKDLELERVRAELKYLESQVDPHFLFNTLNAILVICKKYKYEQVTDVIRNLALIMRRLLSWKDDLITVQEEVSFIEMYLQIEKFRFQNRFSYELDIAPEVLNCRIPKMSIQALVENSCKHGLQSVKWAREIHVSASRNETGLLIVVTDNGKGIEKEKLEWIKSHLETEEDTGQNVGLRNVYKRLMLYYDGRAGFSIESIEYERTVITIQIPEDLSLVPIGEGAHV, encoded by the coding sequence ATGAAGAATAACCGGAAGCCATCTGCCTTCATCAATGATATTCCGCTCAAATACAAGTTTTTGTTCATCTACTTGCTGTGTGTGCTTGTCCCCATACTTAGCATCAATGCCCTCTTTTATGTGCAGATCAGCCGTAATGTGGAAGCACGGGAGAGGAATAATTTGGAGATATCGGTAGACCGGGTGGCTTATGACCTGATGCAGATCGTGAACGAATGTGTGGCGATCAGCAATACGGTGGCTGCGGACCGGCCTTTTATGGAGATGATGGATTACGCCTACCCGGATAATGAGGCTTATTATGATGCCTATAATGATTCTCTGAAGGATAAGCTGCGCCAGTACAGCACTCTCCACTCCTATATCTCCTGGATGGGCATATACACCTCAAATCCGACGATTCAGAACGGCAACAGCTACTTCATTCTGTCGGACGCGGATAAGCGAAGTGAATGGTACCGTAAAATCTCAAGCAGCACAGACAAGGTGCTGCTCACTTCTTATCAGGGAACCAACCCGCTGAATCCGCCGCAGCAGGAAGTGCTCGTCAGCCTGATCCGCAAGCTGGATAACTTCACGGGCCAGCCCTACACGAAATATCTGAGGATTGATCTGCGGCTGAACAATGTGCAGGACCTGTTCCAGAAGGAGCGTGACTATCTGGATTTCAAGCTGCTGGATGAGAAGAAACGGGTCGTACTGGATTCGAACCGTTCCTTCTCCTCACTGGATGGCAGTGCCTTGCTGAACGTGGACACTAGCCTTGACCAGGTGCCCAAGCAGATTGTCCGGGCGCTTAGCAGTGCGGCCTACACCAAGGGCTGGCGGCTGGTTGGCACTCCGGAAGGACGTAAGATCAACCATGAGATGGACAACGCGCTCAGGAACTCGCTGATTCTGCTCCTGCTGACGATCATCCTTCCCACGCTGCTCATGATCGTCATTATACGTTCCTACAATCTGCGGGTACGGCTGCTCTACAAACATATGAAGCAGGTCAAATATGAGCAATTCGAGAGCATTGATATGTATGAGGGGAAGGATGAGATCGGCGGTCTGATCCGCAGCTTCAATCTGATGACCGACAAAATCCGCAATCTGATCAATGATGTCTACAAGCTGGAGATTCAGAAGAAGGATCTGGAGCTGGAACGGGTGCGGGCGGAGCTGAAATATCTGGAGAGCCAGGTGGACCCTCATTTCCTTTTTAATACGCTGAATGCGATCCTGGTCATCTGTAAGAAGTATAAATATGAACAGGTTACCGATGTCATCCGCAATCTGGCCCTGATTATGCGCAGGCTGCTCAGCTGGAAGGATGATCTGATTACGGTGCAGGAGGAGGTATCCTTCATCGAAATGTATCTGCAGATTGAGAAGTTCCGCTTTCAGAACCGGTTCTCTTATGAGCTGGATATTGCGCCTGAGGTGCTGAACTGCCGGATTCCCAAGATGAGTATACAAGCTCTGGTGGAGAATTCCTGCAAGCATGGTCTGCAGTCGGTCAAATGGGCAAGGGAAATCCACGTGTCCGCTTCACGGAATGAGACCGGTCTGCTGATTGTGGTGACCGACAACGGCAAAGGAATCGAGAAGGAGAAGCTGGAATGGATCAAGTCCCATCTGGAGACAGAAGAGGATACGGGACAGAATGTCGGCCTCCGCAATGTGTATAAACGCCTCATGCTGTACTATGACGGCAGGGCTGGATTCAGTATTGAGAGCATCGAGTATGAACGCACGGTCATTACCATCCAGATTCCCGAGGATTTGAGTCTGGTTCCGATAGGGGAGGGAGCTCATGTATAA
- a CDS encoding response regulator transcription factor — MLKVLFADDEPIMLEGLRFLVDWEALNYEVCGEALDGEDALQLIGSTRPDLVITDVRMPVIDGLELIRRTSESDYQPKFIIFSGYADFEYAKRALKYGVSNYLTKPLDEKELTEALQTVTEQILKERKASSRRDALSALMQEDMVSRLLMRENTEEEREQGLKTLGISPASRLCCILVHGAAPDSLHMREQLAAMNAKEPLRSLAVYPFTAGSGKHGYLLVSPQEGPALDRALLTRWMEELRPLYSTPVFFTASLQHQGPEALNTAYQEALAAELCRPYGPVGGEAGFFEKQDKTQMAMLPAELRRSLLQSVTEGKALHLTDQLGEVFKIFSAEVASSSWIDAFLANIKAELLREITARGGDYTQWVQKWFPSRHSATCLPMLKRQIEEELCEAAEWFAAAADGRVEDQIVAAAIEYVRGHYQEKLKLQDIAGHLHVNSAYLGQRFKKYYGSSFNDYLHEYRIEEAKKLLRRTDMGISDISSRVGYSDADVFAAKFKALNGVTPSVYKKS, encoded by the coding sequence ATGCTTAAGGTACTGTTTGCCGACGATGAGCCGATTATGCTGGAGGGGCTCCGCTTCCTGGTCGACTGGGAGGCATTAAATTATGAAGTATGCGGCGAGGCGCTGGACGGGGAGGATGCACTGCAGCTGATCGGCAGCACCCGCCCTGACCTGGTCATTACAGATGTGCGTATGCCGGTCATCGACGGCCTTGAGCTCATCCGAAGAACCTCTGAAAGCGATTATCAGCCAAAGTTTATTATTTTTAGCGGCTATGCTGATTTTGAGTATGCCAAGCGGGCCCTGAAATACGGAGTATCCAATTATTTGACCAAGCCGCTGGATGAAAAGGAGCTGACGGAGGCGCTGCAGACGGTTACGGAACAGATCCTTAAGGAACGCAAGGCCTCCTCACGGCGTGATGCGCTTTCGGCTCTAATGCAGGAGGATATGGTATCCCGGCTCCTGATGCGGGAGAATACGGAGGAGGAGCGGGAGCAGGGGCTGAAGACGCTGGGGATCTCCCCCGCCTCGCGGCTATGCTGTATTCTGGTCCATGGAGCAGCGCCGGACAGCTTGCATATGCGTGAGCAGCTCGCCGCCATGAACGCCAAGGAACCGCTGCGCAGCCTCGCGGTCTATCCGTTCACCGCAGGCAGCGGGAAGCACGGCTATCTGCTGGTGTCCCCGCAGGAAGGACCGGCGCTTGACCGGGCACTGCTTACCCGGTGGATGGAGGAGCTGCGGCCGCTGTACAGCACGCCGGTCTTTTTCACAGCAAGTCTTCAGCATCAGGGCCCTGAGGCTCTGAATACGGCATACCAGGAGGCGCTGGCTGCTGAGCTGTGCAGACCGTATGGTCCGGTGGGCGGGGAAGCAGGCTTCTTCGAGAAGCAGGATAAGACTCAGATGGCCATGCTTCCGGCAGAGCTGAGACGATCGCTGCTGCAATCCGTCACCGAAGGGAAGGCCCTGCATCTCACAGATCAGCTCGGAGAGGTGTTCAAGATTTTCTCGGCGGAGGTAGCTTCCAGCTCCTGGATCGACGCATTTCTGGCTAATATCAAAGCAGAGCTGCTACGTGAAATTACTGCCAGAGGGGGAGACTATACGCAGTGGGTGCAGAAATGGTTCCCGTCCCGGCATTCGGCCACTTGTCTGCCGATGCTTAAGCGTCAGATAGAGGAGGAGCTGTGCGAGGCTGCAGAGTGGTTCGCTGCGGCTGCGGATGGCAGGGTAGAAGATCAGATCGTGGCCGCAGCGATCGAGTATGTCCGCGGGCATTATCAGGAGAAGCTGAAGCTGCAGGATATTGCTGGGCACCTGCATGTGAACTCGGCTTACTTAGGACAACGGTTCAAGAAATACTACGGCAGCTCTTTTAACGATTATCTCCATGAATACCGCATTGAAGAGGCAAAGAAGCTGCTGCGCCGGACCGATATGGGGATTTCCGATATCTCAAGCAGAGTAGGCTATTCAGACGCCGATGTGTTTGCCGCCAAGTTCAAGGCGCTTAACGGAGTTACACCTTCCGTGTACAAGAAGAGCTAA
- a CDS encoding carbohydrate ABC transporter permease, with the protein MKAGTKGSSRIEPVVFHTFNTIFMLFVVTVTLYPFLQTLAVSFNDGSDTLTGGIYLWPRVWTLENYRAVFVSGTIYHAAFISVSRTIISTLLGVFLTTMLAYALAQPQYIFRKKIGLLFILTMYFNAGLIPNYFLIKNMGLLHNFMVYILPSLVSAFNLIIMRTYIRGLPFSLTESAKIDGAGEFRIFWKIIFPLCTPVLATVALFIAVGSWNSWFDTFLYASSDIKLSTLQYEMMKMLGSIMSTNNDPSMLAGGQNNQVQSLVTPASMRSAITIVTAVPILFVYPFLQKYFVVGLNLGSVKE; encoded by the coding sequence ATGAAAGCCGGGACCAAAGGTTCAAGCCGGATTGAGCCGGTTGTATTTCATACCTTCAACACGATATTTATGCTCTTTGTGGTTACTGTCACGCTCTATCCGTTCCTCCAGACGCTGGCTGTATCCTTCAATGACGGCAGTGACACGCTTACCGGGGGAATCTACCTCTGGCCCCGTGTATGGACGCTGGAGAATTACCGGGCGGTCTTTGTATCAGGAACAATCTATCATGCTGCATTTATCTCGGTATCCCGTACAATTATTTCAACTTTGCTCGGTGTATTCCTTACAACGATGCTCGCTTATGCACTGGCGCAGCCGCAATATATTTTCCGTAAAAAGATCGGCCTGCTGTTCATCCTGACGATGTATTTCAATGCCGGACTGATTCCGAACTACTTCCTGATCAAGAATATGGGCCTGCTGCATAACTTCATGGTCTATATCCTGCCGAGTCTGGTCAGTGCGTTCAACCTGATTATCATGCGGACATATATCCGCGGGCTTCCGTTCAGCCTTACCGAATCGGCGAAGATTGACGGAGCAGGTGAATTCAGAATTTTCTGGAAAATCATCTTCCCGCTCTGTACGCCTGTACTGGCAACAGTCGCACTGTTCATCGCGGTTGGCTCATGGAATTCCTGGTTTGACACCTTCCTCTATGCCTCCTCGGATATCAAGCTTAGCACGCTGCAATACGAAATGATGAAGATGCTCGGCTCCATTATGAGTACGAACAATGATCCGTCGATGCTGGCGGGAGGCCAGAACAATCAGGTCCAGTCGCTGGTTACGCCAGCCTCCATGCGTTCAGCCATTACGATCGTTACAGCGGTTCCGATTCTGTTCGTCTACCCTTTCTTACAGAAGTATTTCGTGGTAGGATTGAACCTGGGTAGCGTAAAAGAGTAA
- a CDS encoding ABC transporter permease, producing the protein MSDAVLDKQVKKQKTRKSKIDPEIGVSLSWKTLKTQKQLIFMSVPIALYLIIFNYVPIWGWLMAFQNYRPAVSFGQQEWVGLQQFKFLFSDDTFMLVLRNTIAMSFINLVLGTVTAIGLALLLNEIKLKFFKRAVQSISYLPHFLSMVIAAGIVSTSLSIDGGIVNVILMKLHLIKDPIMWLSEGKYFWGIIGASNVWKEVGWGTIIYLAAITSIDPSLYEAASIDGAKRFQKMRYITLPGIKATFVILLIMNIGHILDAGFELQYLLGNGLTVDYSQTIDIFVVKYGLAMGNYSLATAAGIFKTIVSVILVFIANNVAKRLGEERLL; encoded by the coding sequence ATGTCTGATGCCGTACTGGACAAACAGGTCAAAAAACAGAAGACCCGAAAAAGCAAAATCGATCCGGAAATCGGTGTGAGTCTAAGCTGGAAAACACTGAAAACACAGAAACAGCTTATTTTTATGTCCGTGCCCATTGCACTTTATCTGATTATCTTCAACTATGTTCCCATCTGGGGCTGGCTTATGGCCTTTCAGAATTACCGCCCGGCGGTGTCCTTTGGCCAGCAGGAATGGGTAGGCTTACAGCAATTCAAGTTTTTATTCTCTGACGATACCTTTATGCTGGTACTTCGCAATACCATTGCCATGAGTTTCATTAATCTTGTACTGGGTACGGTTACGGCTATCGGTCTGGCTCTGCTGCTGAATGAGATCAAGCTCAAGTTCTTCAAGCGTGCCGTTCAGTCGATTTCCTATTTGCCGCACTTTCTGTCCATGGTTATCGCTGCGGGGATTGTGTCCACTTCACTCTCTATCGACGGCGGGATTGTCAATGTCATCCTAATGAAGCTTCACCTGATTAAAGATCCGATTATGTGGCTCAGTGAAGGGAAATACTTCTGGGGCATTATCGGGGCATCGAACGTGTGGAAAGAGGTGGGCTGGGGTACGATCATCTATCTGGCGGCCATTACCTCCATCGATCCTTCCCTGTACGAGGCTGCTTCCATTGACGGCGCAAAACGTTTTCAAAAGATGCGTTATATCACGCTTCCGGGAATTAAGGCTACATTCGTTATTTTGCTGATTATGAACATTGGACATATTCTGGATGCCGGCTTCGAGCTTCAATATCTGCTGGGCAACGGACTTACTGTGGACTATTCGCAAACCATTGATATCTTTGTAGTGAAGTATGGTCTGGCCATGGGTAACTACTCGCTGGCTACGGCGGCAGGGATCTTCAAAACGATTGTCAGTGTTATTCTCGTATTCATCGCAAACAATGTCGCAAAACGCCTCGGCGAAGAGCGATTACTATAG
- a CDS encoding extracellular solute-binding protein produces the protein MHKTAKRSAAAAAAGVLALTLALTGCGSSNNTSNTGSKDTAGKDTTSGTNASPAAAGDDTAPVTFSVFMNGPAQQPTPDNKILKLIKDETGITFNQEFLVGDLQQKLGVMIAGGDYPDIMSGDDKLINAKAYIPLEDLIEKYAPNLKKHYGAVWNQIKDENDGHIYVLPSYGVYQGKITEPTYQGPGFWLQKGVLEEMGYPTPKTLDEYFDIIAKYKEKHPDMIGFESLNFDWRVFPLQNPPEHLSGHPNDGAVIVDNNVAQIFADKDISKTYYKKLNEINAQGLMDKEAFVQNYDQYLAKVASGKVIGMFDQHWNFQDGEKSLISQGKLENTYIGFPLLYPGAEEWYRDRGAVGTNRGFGISINAKDPVRIIKFWDKMITEDWQKTLQWGVKGEDYEVNADGSFYRTPEQRANADKTSWQVANKITGMFGYMPKIQGTYSDGNAADAGTQPQEFFDSLKPYDQKILKAYNKKSWSEFFKEPKENNIYFPAYSIVLKDGSPAQLAQSKLNDLMIKYLPKAIMASPAEFDSVWQDYVDRIHKLDIKAYEDRMNEGIQQRIEKWSVK, from the coding sequence ATGCACAAAACGGCAAAACGTTCAGCAGCAGCCGCTGCGGCCGGTGTATTAGCACTCACACTGGCACTGACAGGCTGTGGATCAAGCAATAACACCAGCAACACCGGAAGTAAGGATACCGCAGGCAAGGATACCACCAGCGGAACCAACGCCAGCCCGGCAGCAGCCGGAGACGACACGGCTCCGGTAACGTTCTCGGTATTCATGAATGGTCCCGCACAACAACCAACGCCTGACAATAAGATTTTGAAGCTGATCAAAGACGAGACCGGAATCACCTTCAACCAGGAATTCCTGGTCGGCGATCTGCAGCAGAAGCTGGGGGTCATGATTGCCGGGGGAGATTACCCGGACATCATGTCGGGTGACGACAAATTAATCAATGCCAAGGCATACATTCCGCTGGAGGATCTGATTGAGAAATATGCTCCTAACCTGAAGAAGCATTACGGTGCGGTCTGGAACCAGATCAAGGATGAGAATGACGGCCACATCTACGTTCTGCCAAGCTATGGCGTCTATCAAGGTAAAATTACTGAGCCTACTTATCAGGGACCAGGCTTCTGGCTGCAAAAAGGCGTGCTTGAGGAAATGGGCTACCCTACTCCTAAGACCCTGGATGAGTACTTCGACATCATTGCCAAATATAAAGAAAAACACCCGGACATGATCGGGTTCGAATCACTTAACTTCGACTGGCGCGTGTTCCCGCTGCAGAATCCCCCAGAGCATCTGTCGGGGCATCCGAATGACGGGGCCGTTATTGTAGATAACAATGTAGCACAGATTTTTGCGGACAAGGATATCTCCAAGACCTATTACAAGAAGCTCAATGAGATTAACGCTCAGGGCCTGATGGATAAAGAAGCGTTCGTACAGAACTATGACCAGTATCTGGCCAAGGTTGCAAGCGGCAAGGTCATCGGGATGTTCGACCAGCACTGGAACTTCCAGGACGGCGAGAAATCCCTGATCTCCCAAGGCAAGCTGGAAAATACGTATATCGGTTTCCCTCTGCTCTATCCGGGCGCAGAAGAATGGTATCGTGACCGCGGAGCGGTCGGCACCAACCGCGGATTCGGAATTTCGATTAATGCCAAGGACCCTGTCCGCATTATCAAATTCTGGGATAAGATGATCACCGAGGATTGGCAGAAGACGCTTCAATGGGGCGTGAAAGGCGAAGATTATGAAGTGAACGCAGATGGTTCCTTCTACCGTACACCTGAGCAACGTGCGAATGCGGATAAGACCAGCTGGCAGGTTGCCAACAAAATCACAGGGATGTTCGGTTACATGCCTAAGATTCAAGGTACGTACAGCGACGGTAACGCAGCAGATGCGGGTACACAGCCTCAGGAATTCTTCGACAGTCTGAAGCCTTACGACCAGAAGATTCTGAAGGCGTACAACAAGAAATCATGGTCCGAATTCTTCAAGGAGCCGAAAGAGAACAATATCTACTTCCCTGCGTATTCCATCGTGCTTAAGGATGGTTCACCAGCCCAGCTCGCACAGTCCAAGCTGAATGACCTCATGATTAAGTATTTGCCGAAAGCCATTATGGCCAGCCCGGCTGAGTTCGATAGCGTGTGGCAGGATTATGTGGACAGAATCCACAAGCTGGACATCAAGGCCTATGAAGACCGGATGAATGAAGGCATTCAGCAGCGCATCGAAAAATGGAGCGTTAAATAA